One part of the Gammaproteobacteria bacterium genome encodes these proteins:
- a CDS encoding DUF4112 domain-containing protein, whose amino-acid sequence MQTKDHDARKGRLERLAWLLDSSIPLPGTNFRVGLDGVIGLIPGIGDAVGGVLSSYIIAEAARMGVPKTILIRMAFNVIVETVVGMIPIVGDLFDVAWKANNRNVALLREHLGNPRRTDTRNRVFVIVLGVVLFAVIIGIIALGVMLIAALVRALSG is encoded by the coding sequence ATGCAAACAAAAGATCACGATGCACGCAAAGGCCGGCTGGAACGGCTGGCGTGGCTGCTGGACAGTTCCATCCCGTTGCCGGGCACAAACTTTCGCGTGGGTCTGGACGGCGTGATCGGTCTCATCCCCGGCATCGGCGACGCGGTGGGCGGTGTGTTATCCAGCTACATCATCGCCGAAGCCGCGCGCATGGGCGTGCCCAAAACCATACTCATCCGCATGGCCTTTAACGTGATCGTCGAAACCGTCGTCGGCATGATTCCGATCGTCGGCGATCTGTTCGACGTCGCCTGGAAAGCCAACAACCGCAACGTGGCCCTGCTGCGCGAGCATCTCGGCAACCCGCGCCGGACAGACACACGCAACCGCGTGTTCGTAATCGTTCTGGGCGTGGTGCTATTCGCCGTTATCATCGGCATCATCGCGCTGGGCGTCATGCTCATAGCCGCGCTGGTGCGGGCGCTGTCGGGTTGA